In one window of Canis lupus baileyi chromosome 10, mCanLup2.hap1, whole genome shotgun sequence DNA:
- the KIF12 gene encoding kinesin-like protein KIF12 isoform X1, translated as MEKRGSPDGDPARSLEQGPEGLEGPETPIQVVLRVRPMSAAELRRGEQSALHCSGTRTLQVSPPGGGPDVAFRFGAVLDGARSQEDVFRACGVRRLGELALRGFSCTVFTFGQTGSGKTYTLTGPPPQVRRAQGEGVPVPPNLAGIMQRTFAWLLDRVQHLGAPVTLRASYLEIYNEQVRDLLSLGSARPLPVRWNKTRGFYVEQLRVVEFGSLGALMELLQMGLSRRRSSAHTLNQASSRSHALLTLYISRQTVSVPTWGSSWPGATHEGRPLDVQTNLGMRGDASSGPRGAPRWGEAVLCRPGWQREGGGHRIPRGADARGEQHQPQPAGPGSLHLPAAGPTAEAEPHPLPGQQAHQAARRLAGGTRAHPHGGLRVPFSPVPSRDSQHPAICEPSSAGHHSATGPQGEWRGQSPVAKQPPRLEIEMLQLQEENRCLRAQLGQIDPKASRLSGARVAWAQRNLYGMLQEFMLENERLRKEKSQLQSSQARARDEQRLLAQQVHELERPWCWPAGCRHRRPVPSRRLLCACYGPQPRPGPAPPCPCVMVPAAPCPALPPLCCCPCCHLCPLCRAPLAHWACPRRDFHLPQVMSPKVPGDMPLCAQPPPWAPPGNPGSAKCPRERSHSDWTQTRVLAEMLMEEEVVPSAPPLPMGTPNTPPVLRGEEEREGGGAAVPNLARRLEALRDQIGSSLRRGRGQPPPSEAARSPSRVLPPC; from the exons ATGGAGAAGCGTGGCTCTCCCGACGG GGACCCCGCGCGGAGCCTGGAGCAGGGGCCAGAAGGGCTGGAGGGGCCAGAAACGCCCATCCAGGTGGTGCTCAG GGTGCGCCCCATGAGCGCCGCCGAGCTGCGTCGAGGGGAGCAGAGCGCGCTGCACTGCTCGGGGACCCGGACTCTGCAA GTGAGCCCCCCGGGCGGCGGCCCAGACGTGGCGTTCCGCTTCGGCGCGGTGCTGGACGGGGCGCGCTCGCAGGAGGACGTGTTCCGGGCGTGCGGGGTGCGGCGCCTGGGGGAGCTGGCGCTGCGGGG CTTCTCCTGCACCGTCTTCACCTTCGGCCAGACGGGCTCCGGGAAGACCTACACCCTGACCGGGCCTCCTCCGCAGGTGCGCCGAGCGCAG GGCGAGGGGGTGCCCGTCCCCCCCAACCTAGCTGGCATCATGCAGAGGACCTTCGCCTGGCTGTTGGACCGCGTGCAGCACCTGGGTGCACCTGTCACCCTCCGGGCCTCCTATTTGGAGATCTACAATGAGCAG GTTCGAGACCTCCTGAGCCTGGGATCTGCCCGGCCCCTGCCTGTCCGCTGGAACAAGACCCGGGGCTTCTATGTGGAGCAGCTGCGGGTGGTGGAGTTTGGGAGTCTGGGGGCCCTGATGGAACTTCTGCAAATGG GTCTCAGCCGCCGTCGGAGCTCAGCTCACACCCTGAACCAGGCCTCCAGCCGAAGCCATGCCCTGCTCACGCTCTACATCAGCCGCCAAACTGTGAGTGTCCCCACGTGGGGAAGCAGCTGGCCCGGGGCCACCCACGAGGGTCGGCCTCTGGATGTACAAACCAACTTGGGCATGCGCGGAG ATGCCTCCAGCGGACCCCGGGGAGCCCCCCGTTGGGGGGAAGCTGTGCTTTGTAGACCTGGCTGGCAGCGAGAAGGTGGCGGCCACAGGATCCCGCGGGGAGCTGATGCTCGAGGCGAACAGCATCAACCGCAGCCTGCTGGCCCTGG GTCACTGCATCTCCCTGCTGCTGGACCCACAGCGGAGGCAGAGCCACATCCCCTTCCGGGACAGCAAGCTCACCAAGCTGCTCGCAGACTCGCTGGGGGGACGCGGGCTCACCCTCATG GTGGCCTGCGTGTccccttcagcccagtgccttcCCGAGACTCTCAGCACCCTGCGATATGCGAGCCGAGCTCAGCGGGTCACCACTCGGCCACAGGCCCCCAAGGTGAATGGAGGGGACAG TCACCTGTGGCAAAGCAACCCCCGCGTTTGGAGATTGAGATGCTGCAGCTCCAGGAGGAGAACCGTTGCCTGCGGGCCCAACTGGGGCAAATAGACCCCAAGG cctcaAGGCTCAGTGGGGCTCGGGTGGCCTGGGCCCAGCGGAATCTCTATGGGATGCTACAGGAGTTCATGCTGGAGAACGAGAGGCTCAG gAAGGAAAAGAGCCAGCTGCAGAGTAGCCAGGCCCGGGCCCGGGATGAACAGCGCCTCCTGGCCCAGCAGGTCCACGAGCTGGAGCG GCCCTGGTGCTGGCCTGCGGGCTGTAGGCACAGACGCCCTGTTCCCTCCAGGCGCCTCCTCTGTGCCTGCTACGGTCCCCAGCCACGCCCTGGCCCGGCCCCACCGTGTCCCTGTGTGATGGTGCCAGCTGCCCCGTGCCCC GCCCTGCCacccctctgctgctgcccctgctgccacCTCTGTCCCCTGTGCCGAGCACCCCTGGCCCACTGGGCCTGCCCACGTAGGGATTTCCACCTGCCCCAG GTGATGAGCCCTAAGGTCCCGGGTGACATGCCCCTGTGTGCCCAGCCCCCGCCCTGGGCCCCCCCAGGCAACCCTGGCTCTGCCAAGTGTCCCAGAGAAAG GAGTCATAGCGACTGGACTCAGACCCGAGTCCTGGCGGAGATGCtgatggaggaggaggtggtaccctctgcaccccccctgcCCATGGGGACCCCGAACACACCACCAGTGCTGAGaggtgaagaagagagagagggag GTGGGGCTGCAGTTCCAAACCTGGCCCGGAGACTGGAGGCCCTCAGAGACCAGATTGGCAGCTCCCTGCGACGCGGCCGGGGCCAGCCACCCCCCAGCGAGGCTGCACGGAGCCCCAGCCGCGTCCTCCCGCCCTGCTGA
- the KIF12 gene encoding kinesin-like protein KIF12 isoform X5, whose protein sequence is MEKRGSPDGDPARSLEQGPEGLEGPETPIQVVLRVRPMSAAELRRGEQSALHCSGTRTLQVSPPGGGPDVAFRFGAVLDGARSQEDVFRACGVRRLGELALRGFSCTVFTFGQTGSGKTYTLTGPPPQVRRAQGEGVPVPPNLAGIMQRTFAWLLDRVQHLGAPVTLRASYLEIYNEQVRDLLSLGSARPLPVRWNKTRGFYVEQLRVVEFGSLGALMELLQMGLSRRRSSAHTLNQASSRSHALLTLYISRQTMPPADPGEPPVGGKLCFVDLAGSEKVAATGSRGELMLEANSINRSLLALGHCISLLLDPQRRQSHIPFRDSKLTKLLADSLGGRGLTLMVACVSPSAQCLPETLSTLRYASRAQRVTTRPQAPKSPVAKQPPRLEIEMLQLQEENRCLRAQLGQIDPKASRLSGARVAWAQRNLYGMLQEFMLENERLRKEKSQLQSSQARARDEQRLLAQQVHELERPWCWPAGCRHRRPVPSRRLLCACYGPQPRPGPAPPCPCVMVPAAPCPALPPLCCCPCCHLCPLCRAPLAHWACPRRDFHLPQVMSPKVPGDMPLCAQPPPWAPPGNPGSAKCPRERSHSDWTQTRVLAEMLMEEEVVPSAPPLPMGTPNTPPVLRGEEEREGGGAAVPNLARRLEALRDQIGSSLRRGRGQPPPSEAARSPSRVLPPC, encoded by the exons ATGGAGAAGCGTGGCTCTCCCGACGG GGACCCCGCGCGGAGCCTGGAGCAGGGGCCAGAAGGGCTGGAGGGGCCAGAAACGCCCATCCAGGTGGTGCTCAG GGTGCGCCCCATGAGCGCCGCCGAGCTGCGTCGAGGGGAGCAGAGCGCGCTGCACTGCTCGGGGACCCGGACTCTGCAA GTGAGCCCCCCGGGCGGCGGCCCAGACGTGGCGTTCCGCTTCGGCGCGGTGCTGGACGGGGCGCGCTCGCAGGAGGACGTGTTCCGGGCGTGCGGGGTGCGGCGCCTGGGGGAGCTGGCGCTGCGGGG CTTCTCCTGCACCGTCTTCACCTTCGGCCAGACGGGCTCCGGGAAGACCTACACCCTGACCGGGCCTCCTCCGCAGGTGCGCCGAGCGCAG GGCGAGGGGGTGCCCGTCCCCCCCAACCTAGCTGGCATCATGCAGAGGACCTTCGCCTGGCTGTTGGACCGCGTGCAGCACCTGGGTGCACCTGTCACCCTCCGGGCCTCCTATTTGGAGATCTACAATGAGCAG GTTCGAGACCTCCTGAGCCTGGGATCTGCCCGGCCCCTGCCTGTCCGCTGGAACAAGACCCGGGGCTTCTATGTGGAGCAGCTGCGGGTGGTGGAGTTTGGGAGTCTGGGGGCCCTGATGGAACTTCTGCAAATGG GTCTCAGCCGCCGTCGGAGCTCAGCTCACACCCTGAACCAGGCCTCCAGCCGAAGCCATGCCCTGCTCACGCTCTACATCAGCCGCCAAACT ATGCCTCCAGCGGACCCCGGGGAGCCCCCCGTTGGGGGGAAGCTGTGCTTTGTAGACCTGGCTGGCAGCGAGAAGGTGGCGGCCACAGGATCCCGCGGGGAGCTGATGCTCGAGGCGAACAGCATCAACCGCAGCCTGCTGGCCCTGG GTCACTGCATCTCCCTGCTGCTGGACCCACAGCGGAGGCAGAGCCACATCCCCTTCCGGGACAGCAAGCTCACCAAGCTGCTCGCAGACTCGCTGGGGGGACGCGGGCTCACCCTCATG GTGGCCTGCGTGTccccttcagcccagtgccttcCCGAGACTCTCAGCACCCTGCGATATGCGAGCCGAGCTCAGCGGGTCACCACTCGGCCACAGGCCCCCAAG TCACCTGTGGCAAAGCAACCCCCGCGTTTGGAGATTGAGATGCTGCAGCTCCAGGAGGAGAACCGTTGCCTGCGGGCCCAACTGGGGCAAATAGACCCCAAGG cctcaAGGCTCAGTGGGGCTCGGGTGGCCTGGGCCCAGCGGAATCTCTATGGGATGCTACAGGAGTTCATGCTGGAGAACGAGAGGCTCAG gAAGGAAAAGAGCCAGCTGCAGAGTAGCCAGGCCCGGGCCCGGGATGAACAGCGCCTCCTGGCCCAGCAGGTCCACGAGCTGGAGCG GCCCTGGTGCTGGCCTGCGGGCTGTAGGCACAGACGCCCTGTTCCCTCCAGGCGCCTCCTCTGTGCCTGCTACGGTCCCCAGCCACGCCCTGGCCCGGCCCCACCGTGTCCCTGTGTGATGGTGCCAGCTGCCCCGTGCCCC GCCCTGCCacccctctgctgctgcccctgctgccacCTCTGTCCCCTGTGCCGAGCACCCCTGGCCCACTGGGCCTGCCCACGTAGGGATTTCCACCTGCCCCAG GTGATGAGCCCTAAGGTCCCGGGTGACATGCCCCTGTGTGCCCAGCCCCCGCCCTGGGCCCCCCCAGGCAACCCTGGCTCTGCCAAGTGTCCCAGAGAAAG GAGTCATAGCGACTGGACTCAGACCCGAGTCCTGGCGGAGATGCtgatggaggaggaggtggtaccctctgcaccccccctgcCCATGGGGACCCCGAACACACCACCAGTGCTGAGaggtgaagaagagagagagggag GTGGGGCTGCAGTTCCAAACCTGGCCCGGAGACTGGAGGCCCTCAGAGACCAGATTGGCAGCTCCCTGCGACGCGGCCGGGGCCAGCCACCCCCCAGCGAGGCTGCACGGAGCCCCAGCCGCGTCCTCCCGCCCTGCTGA
- the KIF12 gene encoding kinesin-like protein KIF12 isoform X3, with translation MEKRGSPDGDPARSLEQGPEGLEGPETPIQVVLRVRPMSAAELRRGEQSALHCSGTRTLQVSPPGGGPDVAFRFGAVLDGARSQEDVFRACGVRRLGELALRGFSCTVFTFGQTGSGKTYTLTGPPPQVRRAQGEGVPVPPNLAGIMQRTFAWLLDRVQHLGAPVTLRASYLEIYNEQVRDLLSLGSARPLPVRWNKTRGFYVEQLRVVEFGSLGALMELLQMGLSRRRSSAHTLNQASSRSHALLTLYISRQTVSVPTWGSSWPGATHEGRPLDVQTNLGMRGDASSGPRGAPRWGEAVLCRPGWQREGGGHRIPRGADARGEQHQPQPAGPGSLHLPAAGPTAEAEPHPLPGQQAHQAARRLAGGTRAHPHGGLRVPFSPVPSRDSQHPAICEPSSAGHHSATGPQGEWRGQSPVAKQPPRLEIEMLQLQEENRCLRAQLGQIDPKASRLSGARVAWAQRNLYGMLQEFMLENERLRKEKSQLQSSQARARDEQRLLAQQVHELERPWCWPAGCRHRRPVPSRRLLCACYGPQPRPGPAPPCPCVMVPAAPCPALPPLCCCPCCHLCPLCRAPLAHWACPRRDFHLPQVMSPKVPGDMPLCAQPPPWAPPGNPGSAKCPRERSHSDWTQTRVLAEMLMEEEVVPSAPPLPMGTPNTPPVLRGGAAVPNLARRLEALRDQIGSSLRRGRGQPPPSEAARSPSRVLPPC, from the exons ATGGAGAAGCGTGGCTCTCCCGACGG GGACCCCGCGCGGAGCCTGGAGCAGGGGCCAGAAGGGCTGGAGGGGCCAGAAACGCCCATCCAGGTGGTGCTCAG GGTGCGCCCCATGAGCGCCGCCGAGCTGCGTCGAGGGGAGCAGAGCGCGCTGCACTGCTCGGGGACCCGGACTCTGCAA GTGAGCCCCCCGGGCGGCGGCCCAGACGTGGCGTTCCGCTTCGGCGCGGTGCTGGACGGGGCGCGCTCGCAGGAGGACGTGTTCCGGGCGTGCGGGGTGCGGCGCCTGGGGGAGCTGGCGCTGCGGGG CTTCTCCTGCACCGTCTTCACCTTCGGCCAGACGGGCTCCGGGAAGACCTACACCCTGACCGGGCCTCCTCCGCAGGTGCGCCGAGCGCAG GGCGAGGGGGTGCCCGTCCCCCCCAACCTAGCTGGCATCATGCAGAGGACCTTCGCCTGGCTGTTGGACCGCGTGCAGCACCTGGGTGCACCTGTCACCCTCCGGGCCTCCTATTTGGAGATCTACAATGAGCAG GTTCGAGACCTCCTGAGCCTGGGATCTGCCCGGCCCCTGCCTGTCCGCTGGAACAAGACCCGGGGCTTCTATGTGGAGCAGCTGCGGGTGGTGGAGTTTGGGAGTCTGGGGGCCCTGATGGAACTTCTGCAAATGG GTCTCAGCCGCCGTCGGAGCTCAGCTCACACCCTGAACCAGGCCTCCAGCCGAAGCCATGCCCTGCTCACGCTCTACATCAGCCGCCAAACTGTGAGTGTCCCCACGTGGGGAAGCAGCTGGCCCGGGGCCACCCACGAGGGTCGGCCTCTGGATGTACAAACCAACTTGGGCATGCGCGGAG ATGCCTCCAGCGGACCCCGGGGAGCCCCCCGTTGGGGGGAAGCTGTGCTTTGTAGACCTGGCTGGCAGCGAGAAGGTGGCGGCCACAGGATCCCGCGGGGAGCTGATGCTCGAGGCGAACAGCATCAACCGCAGCCTGCTGGCCCTGG GTCACTGCATCTCCCTGCTGCTGGACCCACAGCGGAGGCAGAGCCACATCCCCTTCCGGGACAGCAAGCTCACCAAGCTGCTCGCAGACTCGCTGGGGGGACGCGGGCTCACCCTCATG GTGGCCTGCGTGTccccttcagcccagtgccttcCCGAGACTCTCAGCACCCTGCGATATGCGAGCCGAGCTCAGCGGGTCACCACTCGGCCACAGGCCCCCAAGGTGAATGGAGGGGACAG TCACCTGTGGCAAAGCAACCCCCGCGTTTGGAGATTGAGATGCTGCAGCTCCAGGAGGAGAACCGTTGCCTGCGGGCCCAACTGGGGCAAATAGACCCCAAGG cctcaAGGCTCAGTGGGGCTCGGGTGGCCTGGGCCCAGCGGAATCTCTATGGGATGCTACAGGAGTTCATGCTGGAGAACGAGAGGCTCAG gAAGGAAAAGAGCCAGCTGCAGAGTAGCCAGGCCCGGGCCCGGGATGAACAGCGCCTCCTGGCCCAGCAGGTCCACGAGCTGGAGCG GCCCTGGTGCTGGCCTGCGGGCTGTAGGCACAGACGCCCTGTTCCCTCCAGGCGCCTCCTCTGTGCCTGCTACGGTCCCCAGCCACGCCCTGGCCCGGCCCCACCGTGTCCCTGTGTGATGGTGCCAGCTGCCCCGTGCCCC GCCCTGCCacccctctgctgctgcccctgctgccacCTCTGTCCCCTGTGCCGAGCACCCCTGGCCCACTGGGCCTGCCCACGTAGGGATTTCCACCTGCCCCAG GTGATGAGCCCTAAGGTCCCGGGTGACATGCCCCTGTGTGCCCAGCCCCCGCCCTGGGCCCCCCCAGGCAACCCTGGCTCTGCCAAGTGTCCCAGAGAAAG GAGTCATAGCGACTGGACTCAGACCCGAGTCCTGGCGGAGATGCtgatggaggaggaggtggtaccctctgcaccccccctgcCCATGGGGACCCCGAACACACCACCAGTGCTGAGag GTGGGGCTGCAGTTCCAAACCTGGCCCGGAGACTGGAGGCCCTCAGAGACCAGATTGGCAGCTCCCTGCGACGCGGCCGGGGCCAGCCACCCCCCAGCGAGGCTGCACGGAGCCCCAGCCGCGTCCTCCCGCCCTGCTGA
- the KIF12 gene encoding kinesin-like protein KIF12 isoform X8 — MEKRGSPDGDPARSLEQGPEGLEGPETPIQVVLRVRPMSAAELRRGEQSALHCSGTRTLQVSPPGGGPDVAFRFGAVLDGARSQEDVFRACGVRRLGELALRGFSCTVFTFGQTGSGKTYTLTGPPPQVRRAQGEGVPVPPNLAGIMQRTFAWLLDRVQHLGAPVTLRASYLEIYNEQVRDLLSLGSARPLPVRWNKTRGFYVEQLRVVEFGSLGALMELLQMGLSRRRSSAHTLNQASSRSHALLTLYISRQTMPPADPGEPPVGGKLCFVDLAGSEKVAATGSRGELMLEANSINRSLLALGHCISLLLDPQRRQSHIPFRDSKLTKLLADSLGGRGLTLMVACVSPSAQCLPETLSTLRYASRAQRVTTRPQAPKSPVAKQPPRLEIEMLQLQEENRCLRAQLGQIDPKASRLSGARVAWAQRNLYGMLQEFMLENERLRKEKSQLQSSQARARDEQRLLAQQVHELERRLLCACYGPQPRPGPAPPCPCVMVPAAPCPALPPLCCCPCCHLCPLCRAPLAHWACPRRDFHLPQVMSPKVPGDMPLCAQPPPWAPPGNPGSAKCPRERSHSDWTQTRVLAEMLMEEEVVPSAPPLPMGTPNTPPVLRGGAAVPNLARRLEALRDQIGSSLRRGRGQPPPSEAARSPSRVLPPC; from the exons ATGGAGAAGCGTGGCTCTCCCGACGG GGACCCCGCGCGGAGCCTGGAGCAGGGGCCAGAAGGGCTGGAGGGGCCAGAAACGCCCATCCAGGTGGTGCTCAG GGTGCGCCCCATGAGCGCCGCCGAGCTGCGTCGAGGGGAGCAGAGCGCGCTGCACTGCTCGGGGACCCGGACTCTGCAA GTGAGCCCCCCGGGCGGCGGCCCAGACGTGGCGTTCCGCTTCGGCGCGGTGCTGGACGGGGCGCGCTCGCAGGAGGACGTGTTCCGGGCGTGCGGGGTGCGGCGCCTGGGGGAGCTGGCGCTGCGGGG CTTCTCCTGCACCGTCTTCACCTTCGGCCAGACGGGCTCCGGGAAGACCTACACCCTGACCGGGCCTCCTCCGCAGGTGCGCCGAGCGCAG GGCGAGGGGGTGCCCGTCCCCCCCAACCTAGCTGGCATCATGCAGAGGACCTTCGCCTGGCTGTTGGACCGCGTGCAGCACCTGGGTGCACCTGTCACCCTCCGGGCCTCCTATTTGGAGATCTACAATGAGCAG GTTCGAGACCTCCTGAGCCTGGGATCTGCCCGGCCCCTGCCTGTCCGCTGGAACAAGACCCGGGGCTTCTATGTGGAGCAGCTGCGGGTGGTGGAGTTTGGGAGTCTGGGGGCCCTGATGGAACTTCTGCAAATGG GTCTCAGCCGCCGTCGGAGCTCAGCTCACACCCTGAACCAGGCCTCCAGCCGAAGCCATGCCCTGCTCACGCTCTACATCAGCCGCCAAACT ATGCCTCCAGCGGACCCCGGGGAGCCCCCCGTTGGGGGGAAGCTGTGCTTTGTAGACCTGGCTGGCAGCGAGAAGGTGGCGGCCACAGGATCCCGCGGGGAGCTGATGCTCGAGGCGAACAGCATCAACCGCAGCCTGCTGGCCCTGG GTCACTGCATCTCCCTGCTGCTGGACCCACAGCGGAGGCAGAGCCACATCCCCTTCCGGGACAGCAAGCTCACCAAGCTGCTCGCAGACTCGCTGGGGGGACGCGGGCTCACCCTCATG GTGGCCTGCGTGTccccttcagcccagtgccttcCCGAGACTCTCAGCACCCTGCGATATGCGAGCCGAGCTCAGCGGGTCACCACTCGGCCACAGGCCCCCAAG TCACCTGTGGCAAAGCAACCCCCGCGTTTGGAGATTGAGATGCTGCAGCTCCAGGAGGAGAACCGTTGCCTGCGGGCCCAACTGGGGCAAATAGACCCCAAGG cctcaAGGCTCAGTGGGGCTCGGGTGGCCTGGGCCCAGCGGAATCTCTATGGGATGCTACAGGAGTTCATGCTGGAGAACGAGAGGCTCAG gAAGGAAAAGAGCCAGCTGCAGAGTAGCCAGGCCCGGGCCCGGGATGAACAGCGCCTCCTGGCCCAGCAGGTCCACGAGCTGGAGCG GCGCCTCCTCTGTGCCTGCTACGGTCCCCAGCCACGCCCTGGCCCGGCCCCACCGTGTCCCTGTGTGATGGTGCCAGCTGCCCCGTGCCCC GCCCTGCCacccctctgctgctgcccctgctgccacCTCTGTCCCCTGTGCCGAGCACCCCTGGCCCACTGGGCCTGCCCACGTAGGGATTTCCACCTGCCCCAG GTGATGAGCCCTAAGGTCCCGGGTGACATGCCCCTGTGTGCCCAGCCCCCGCCCTGGGCCCCCCCAGGCAACCCTGGCTCTGCCAAGTGTCCCAGAGAAAG GAGTCATAGCGACTGGACTCAGACCCGAGTCCTGGCGGAGATGCtgatggaggaggaggtggtaccctctgcaccccccctgcCCATGGGGACCCCGAACACACCACCAGTGCTGAGag GTGGGGCTGCAGTTCCAAACCTGGCCCGGAGACTGGAGGCCCTCAGAGACCAGATTGGCAGCTCCCTGCGACGCGGCCGGGGCCAGCCACCCCCCAGCGAGGCTGCACGGAGCCCCAGCCGCGTCCTCCCGCCCTGCTGA
- the KIF12 gene encoding kinesin-like protein KIF12 isoform X4, whose product MEKRGSPDGDPARSLEQGPEGLEGPETPIQVVLRVRPMSAAELRRGEQSALHCSGTRTLQVSPPGGGPDVAFRFGAVLDGARSQEDVFRACGVRRLGELALRGFSCTVFTFGQTGSGKTYTLTGPPPQVRRAQGEGVPVPPNLAGIMQRTFAWLLDRVQHLGAPVTLRASYLEIYNEQVRDLLSLGSARPLPVRWNKTRGFYVEQLRVVEFGSLGALMELLQMGLSRRRSSAHTLNQASSRSHALLTLYISRQTVSVPTWGSSWPGATHEGRPLDVQTNLGMRGDASSGPRGAPRWGEAVLCRPGWQREGGGHRIPRGADARGEQHQPQPAGPGSLHLPAAGPTAEAEPHPLPGQQAHQAARRLAGGTRAHPHGGLRVPFSPVPSRDSQHPAICEPSSAGHHSATGPQGEWRGQSPVAKQPPRLEIEMLQLQEENRCLRAQLGQIDPKASRLSGARVAWAQRNLYGMLQEFMLENERLRKEKSQLQSSQARARDEQRLLAQQVHELERRLLCACYGPQPRPGPAPPCPCVMVPAAPCPALPPLCCCPCCHLCPLCRAPLAHWACPRRDFHLPQVMSPKVPGDMPLCAQPPPWAPPGNPGSAKCPRERSHSDWTQTRVLAEMLMEEEVVPSAPPLPMGTPNTPPVLRGEEEREGGGAAVPNLARRLEALRDQIGSSLRRGRGQPPPSEAARSPSRVLPPC is encoded by the exons ATGGAGAAGCGTGGCTCTCCCGACGG GGACCCCGCGCGGAGCCTGGAGCAGGGGCCAGAAGGGCTGGAGGGGCCAGAAACGCCCATCCAGGTGGTGCTCAG GGTGCGCCCCATGAGCGCCGCCGAGCTGCGTCGAGGGGAGCAGAGCGCGCTGCACTGCTCGGGGACCCGGACTCTGCAA GTGAGCCCCCCGGGCGGCGGCCCAGACGTGGCGTTCCGCTTCGGCGCGGTGCTGGACGGGGCGCGCTCGCAGGAGGACGTGTTCCGGGCGTGCGGGGTGCGGCGCCTGGGGGAGCTGGCGCTGCGGGG CTTCTCCTGCACCGTCTTCACCTTCGGCCAGACGGGCTCCGGGAAGACCTACACCCTGACCGGGCCTCCTCCGCAGGTGCGCCGAGCGCAG GGCGAGGGGGTGCCCGTCCCCCCCAACCTAGCTGGCATCATGCAGAGGACCTTCGCCTGGCTGTTGGACCGCGTGCAGCACCTGGGTGCACCTGTCACCCTCCGGGCCTCCTATTTGGAGATCTACAATGAGCAG GTTCGAGACCTCCTGAGCCTGGGATCTGCCCGGCCCCTGCCTGTCCGCTGGAACAAGACCCGGGGCTTCTATGTGGAGCAGCTGCGGGTGGTGGAGTTTGGGAGTCTGGGGGCCCTGATGGAACTTCTGCAAATGG GTCTCAGCCGCCGTCGGAGCTCAGCTCACACCCTGAACCAGGCCTCCAGCCGAAGCCATGCCCTGCTCACGCTCTACATCAGCCGCCAAACTGTGAGTGTCCCCACGTGGGGAAGCAGCTGGCCCGGGGCCACCCACGAGGGTCGGCCTCTGGATGTACAAACCAACTTGGGCATGCGCGGAG ATGCCTCCAGCGGACCCCGGGGAGCCCCCCGTTGGGGGGAAGCTGTGCTTTGTAGACCTGGCTGGCAGCGAGAAGGTGGCGGCCACAGGATCCCGCGGGGAGCTGATGCTCGAGGCGAACAGCATCAACCGCAGCCTGCTGGCCCTGG GTCACTGCATCTCCCTGCTGCTGGACCCACAGCGGAGGCAGAGCCACATCCCCTTCCGGGACAGCAAGCTCACCAAGCTGCTCGCAGACTCGCTGGGGGGACGCGGGCTCACCCTCATG GTGGCCTGCGTGTccccttcagcccagtgccttcCCGAGACTCTCAGCACCCTGCGATATGCGAGCCGAGCTCAGCGGGTCACCACTCGGCCACAGGCCCCCAAGGTGAATGGAGGGGACAG TCACCTGTGGCAAAGCAACCCCCGCGTTTGGAGATTGAGATGCTGCAGCTCCAGGAGGAGAACCGTTGCCTGCGGGCCCAACTGGGGCAAATAGACCCCAAGG cctcaAGGCTCAGTGGGGCTCGGGTGGCCTGGGCCCAGCGGAATCTCTATGGGATGCTACAGGAGTTCATGCTGGAGAACGAGAGGCTCAG gAAGGAAAAGAGCCAGCTGCAGAGTAGCCAGGCCCGGGCCCGGGATGAACAGCGCCTCCTGGCCCAGCAGGTCCACGAGCTGGAGCG GCGCCTCCTCTGTGCCTGCTACGGTCCCCAGCCACGCCCTGGCCCGGCCCCACCGTGTCCCTGTGTGATGGTGCCAGCTGCCCCGTGCCCC GCCCTGCCacccctctgctgctgcccctgctgccacCTCTGTCCCCTGTGCCGAGCACCCCTGGCCCACTGGGCCTGCCCACGTAGGGATTTCCACCTGCCCCAG GTGATGAGCCCTAAGGTCCCGGGTGACATGCCCCTGTGTGCCCAGCCCCCGCCCTGGGCCCCCCCAGGCAACCCTGGCTCTGCCAAGTGTCCCAGAGAAAG GAGTCATAGCGACTGGACTCAGACCCGAGTCCTGGCGGAGATGCtgatggaggaggaggtggtaccctctgcaccccccctgcCCATGGGGACCCCGAACACACCACCAGTGCTGAGaggtgaagaagagagagagggag GTGGGGCTGCAGTTCCAAACCTGGCCCGGAGACTGGAGGCCCTCAGAGACCAGATTGGCAGCTCCCTGCGACGCGGCCGGGGCCAGCCACCCCCCAGCGAGGCTGCACGGAGCCCCAGCCGCGTCCTCCCGCCCTGCTGA